The genomic DNA AAAATTGACATATGGGATCTGCAATACAGAGATCACTAAAAGCACATATTTTTGCAGCTCTTCTCGGCTTAGCAGCCGCTGATCAGCGTCCTCCAAGCAACGGCTATGGTCCTCCACCAAGCAGTGCCTATGGTCCCCCAAGAAATGGATATGGTGTAGATCCTGCCATCGCCGCCTTGGCTGAGAACATCCCTGGAGGTGGTGTCCCTGGAGAGGACTACCCTATCTTGGCCTCTGTCCCTGACACCGGATTCGACTGCAATGCCCAGAATGTCCCTGGATATTACGCCGACACTGATGCTGAAGCTGGCTGCCAGGTCTTCCACATCTGCCAGGACAGGCCCAGTGGACGCCGTCAGCAGGACTCCTTCCTCTGCCCCAACGGCACCATCTTCAACCAACAGTACCTCGTCTGCGACTGGTGGTTCAACTTCGACTGCGCTGACGCTGAAGATTTCTACTCAGTCAACGAACTCATTGGAGTTCAGCCTTATGGTTATGGCAACGGAAATGGCAACCGCAATGGCAATGGTAACAATGGCTATGGCAACGGAAATGGAAATGGTAACGGCAATGGCAACAATGGCTATGGCTCTAATGGCAACGGAAACGGTAATGGTAACAACGGGTATGGTTCCAACGGCAACGGAAATGGCAAGAAGAACGGAAATGGAAACGGCAAAAGAAATGGAAAGAGGAACGGCAATGGAAATGGCAACGGTTATGGCTCTAATGGAAATGGTGCTGCTGCTGCCCCAAGCAACGGCTATGGCGCACCAGCTGCTCCAAGCAATGGATACGGTGCTCCTTCAGCTCCCTCTGAATCCTACGGAGCTCCATTCTAAGTTAAAACTTTCTAATTACCCAAGTGACTCAAGGGATTGAAGGTCAACCTTCATTCTGAGAAATTGACCGAACCCCTTACCTACGACAATCATCTGTTTTAGAGGATATGctgtattttccttttaaaaaatgctgtacaggatatattttatcacataaaaaaagaatatttttgtacaataaaCTTTGAAGAGACATCTGGTATAATTTTAccaattttacccttaaaacctAACCTTCAACAGATAAATCTAGCCTTGTCGCAAACGCTAAAATACCGTAGACTCCTATCAGCTTATATGTCTATACCGACAAAGAAACGAATCAATAGTGTCTACTCAGAATACTGATGATTCTTTTTTCTTGGTAATGACTACTTAAGGCTATACGGAACCGAAATTTTAGCGCTATTATTCTAAATAACTCCATTTTAACGTCCATTAAACGAATCAACAGTGAGAGCTAGTCTTGAGGAACAGTATCTGGAAATCCAAACACCTTAACAAACCATATTAAGGGTTTTAAGAttttctatattcaaaatttGAAGGAAATGGGTAATTAGGAATTACTGTTGTTATTAAAAGACTGGCATTTTCATGAGTGCTCCTATATGAAGGTACGACGTTATGGCATCTTGAAACctcaattatttacttattagcaAGAGACACGATTCCCATCCCATCAAAGGACACCAAgaacatttatatattcataaggaAGTAAGGGACACGTCGCGGGTCTGGTAATTTCGCAAAGATTTGTTAAGCGACGTTTCAGGGTCCAACCCCATCATCACAGCTGTAAAAAGATTgacacaaaaataattaaaagactcATTCTAATACCCaacatatattcaaaataaaaaaattaaaataaaataagaacctACATTGCTAAGTCAATTACCATTTCAAGTGAAGGGAAGAGGACGAGTGaacagagaaagaaggaaaggtcCGAAGTAAATATGGTTGtaccaggtaaagaggggtagcggtagtttggttgtttgattttggaactattgtttttatggaaagcgattcgtGGACAGCAAGCTGTTGAGGGGAAGAAAcccgtgtaatgattttaaaatgtgtatattctatatcaaattaaaatttctttgaatgttctcgaatgttcgagaattctggagAAGACAACCGAAAACCTGTTCGATAacggacgccccccccccccccccccggcaatCAATGCGGTCTTTAAGAAGCCTACgggaggccccgacataatttcccaaactacatgtgggacacgaaaataaatagacgcATTGGAAGTCAAAAGATGGCTCagtctttctttatatctaaataaagacccaatagttcaTGGGTTTCTTAAAACTAATTGGCATctgggtagaaatctcaattacgagggcataAGTAATTTCtgtaaggtccacaataatatactgatgaaaGCAGtagttccataaaaaaaaattactactgcttccatcagtacATTATAGTGGACCTTTACAGAGCAATAATTAGCATTTTATGACAGGAGAATGTTTacgtattaaacgtttaaattgagtataaaacgttgtatcactgataaacgggacactagcaaagaacGGCATTCTTGAtgcagttggtctgttattttctctattattttattatataaaaacttgtattgatgtttgaagaaaaccttagctggatagcagttatccATGAAGAATTGTCGTAAAACAGTAATCTCAAGGTGAAATTCGGACCAGCCAGAGGATAGAGAAAATAGGCTACTGTGTGGAAGAGGGTATATAATGcgattactttaaagttaaaactacaaaagcagtaaaaatttgtacctagtccagtaaatgtttttttttttttctcaaaattgagGTTTAAAAAGTGTGTGTTACGTGAAACTTCTATATCTAAGAGAGACAGCTTATTATCTTTTCGTAATCAATTgtaaatttcaataatttacaaTTGATTACGAAAAGTTCCTTCTTGCCTCGACAAACGAATTCTACGTCGTGGATACGGAAAGAAACATtttgcaaactaaaaataaatattctcctAGGATAATCTATCTCCCCATTCTTTGGTAATGCATGGGAAGATGTTAAGGCACTTCTTGCACACAGTACCCTTGCTCAAGCAGGAGAGTGAAAAGATAAATTAGTATCTGTTCATAATTTAAGAGACAAGTCAAAGTAGGACTTTATCTTAATAAAAGGAGAACGTTTTATAACTTATTTCTTCAGTTATCATAACGTTCCAGTAAAGATTCCTGTTGCTTGTAATCTTTTCCTTGAATTACGTTTACACGCCATctcgaaaaataatttaaaactcatCAAAgtcaaaaatgtcaaatagtcaAAACTCattattcaactaaaaaaatGGCTACTACACACATTTCAATGTCTCATCAGAAAATTTACCATGCATTTAACATCGTGAACGGCATCAAATCAATAAAGCAAATCAAATTAACTTCAAAGATCTCGGCAACTAAACACAAGACGAATCGACCAACAAAATAAAACTCCCGTATGTGGGAAGTATGAAGGTTATTAGTCAACCCAATTCCGGCAACACGTTCGTTTTTCTCAACCCAAAAGCCATATGGTAAAAGCCAATAGAGCCATAACTAGCGAAGGAAGATTCCTTTGAGTCGAGGAACAAAGAAATGAATTTAACAAACAAGTCATTACAAATTTACAAACACAAACAATTCCATGTAAACTTAGCAACATGCcgctctaaataaataaatccatattTACACATGAATAAAGTAAAATACCGCTCCATCTTTCATCCATTAcatcgaaggaaaaataaacaggaaTAGATTTTGAAAAACGTTTATAAATCAAGTAAgagtttttcaaatattttaagaaattgcaaagcaaacatttttaaacgatattagtatttaaataaataaaaatagctttATCCAAATTAATAATACAGCATTATCTTCCCAAATATTCAGCATCAATATGGACATAGCGAACAAGACAAAATATGCTGGAATTATGTAACCATAATCATCCAATTCCTTTCGGAGCATTTTTCACTATTATTCATTCAATCtaaagcatgcatatatatatatatatatatatatatatatatatatatatatatatatatatatatatcgagctacaatgtcctttaatatctaattcgctctatctcggaattaatatattttcatatatgcttaaccgaaggggaattttttctcgataatagacttgcctggaccagggttcgcgccctggtccaggcaagtctattatcgagaaaaaattccccttcggttaagcatatatgaaaatatattaattccgaggtagagcgaattagatattaaaggacattgtagctcgatatatgtatatgaatcacggaaatgtgatatgacttatatatataagtcatatatatatatatatatatatatatatataatatatatatatattatatagatatatatatatatatatatatatatatatattatataatttacatcaTCCTAGGAAAGCTGTGAGTTATATGTAAGTAATAAGTGTTCTGTAATGTCATCTTCAGTAACAACACCACATTACGAGGTGTCTTTAGGATTCACAAAAATCTACAAGAAATGTTGAAGACTGAAAACGATCACCAATACAATTTAAGCGCAAACAAGAAACTGCTGTTAACATTCGTACATAAAATAACTACAGTTCAAGCAAGGCTGGAAGCCactaataacaagtaaaaatgcgccgaagtttcttccgaTCAGGAAGCGTTCAGTTACTCCCAAAATGTAGTCAAGTGAAGATGAGCGGCGACTGGCACCTTTAGTGGTGCCAGGCGCACGATCTAAGGTTAACCTTAAACCTTACACAAAAagaatactactgaggctagagggctgcgatttggtaggcttgatgattggtgggtggatgatcatcgTACCAATCTGCAGCTCACTAGCCCCagcagattttaagatctgaggtcggacagaaaaagtacggactgACTGACAGACAAGGCCATCGCGacagtttcttttacagaaaactaaaaattaacatttgtaaCGAGATCAGTTTAAAGAACCACACAAACAGAAAGGAAGAGGAAACGAAACTTGCCATAAACTTTGACTAATATTTTCAACACTGATTTATGCAtaatctacataaaaatgcataacactatatatatatatatatatatatatatatatatatatatatatatatatatctatatatatatatatatatgtatattatatattatatatatatatatatatatatatatatatatgtatgtttacaatatatatatatatatattataaatatacatatactatatataatctatatatatacatatatatatatataatatatatatatatatatatatatatgtatatatatatatatatatatatatatatatatataatgtatgtttcatatatatatatatattatatatatacatatattatatatataacatatacatataatatatatatatatatatatatatattatatatacacatataatatatatatatatatatatatatatatatgtatgtttacaatatatatacatattatatatatatatatatatatatatatatacatatacatatatatatatatatatatatatatatatatatatctatataatatatatatatatatatatatatactatatatacatatatatagtatatatcattcgagctacaaatgtcctttaatatctaattcgctctaggtattaaaggacatttttagctcgaatgatatatatgaatcacgatgatgtgataagtaatcatagaatatatataaaaaaacaagggaatCTCCACTTGCAAAcagacaacaaacacacacacacacacacatatatatatatatatatatatatatatgtgtgtgtgtgtgtgtgtgtgtgtgtgtgtgtgtgtgtgtttgtatgaatgaatatataatttgtgtttatatatatatatatatatatatatatatatatatatatagtgtgtgtgtgtgtgtgtgtgtgtgtgtgtgtgtgtgtgtgtgtacgataaaaaaatatacatgtatatataaatatatatatatatatatatatatatatatatatatatatatatatatatatatatatatatatgtacgtatatatgtatgggaGATATGTAAACCAACTTCTAAACTAAGTT from Macrobrachium nipponense isolate FS-2020 chromosome 22, ASM1510439v2, whole genome shotgun sequence includes the following:
- the LOC135198719 gene encoding probable serine/threonine-protein kinase clkA, which produces MKVLVLCALLGLAAADQRPPSNGYGPPPSSAYGPPRNGYGVDPAIAALAENIPGGGVPGEDYPILASVPDTGFDCNAQNVPGYYADTDAEAGCQVFHICQDRPSGRRQQDSFLCPNGTIFNQQYLVCDWWFNFDCADAEDFYSVNELIGVQPYGYGNGNGNRNGNGNNGYGNGNGNGNGNGNNGYGSNGNGNGNGNNGYGSNGNGNGKKNGNGNGKRNGKRNGNGNGNGYGSNGNGAAAAPSNGYGAPAAPSNGYGAPSAPSESYGAPF